A stretch of the Lactuca sativa cultivar Salinas chromosome 9, Lsat_Salinas_v11, whole genome shotgun sequence genome encodes the following:
- the LOC111921679 gene encoding probable protein phosphatase 2C 51 isoform X2: MNIKKFSLFVLGFVICIITRTAGESSTCLAVYKEGGAPAVFRSPKCPRWSLPKHDRRRQSTAGRCQSATRQGRRKSLEDRTFCTLDIRIPFPDPKGIRDTSVGIVAVFDGHNGAEASEMASKLLLEYFTLHTYFLLDNAFSFLSKTSRGMLPNKGEHDHASRMLSWDEKLGEHVLHIGRIKFTSSTIFNGAFHLEILKEALLRAIDDIDAAFSKEASRYSFNSGSTAAVILIADHQILAANVGDSKAFLCSEMFQPPPEAKATLVRLYRKRKRDGASVRMKDYGNFKLAASDGLTHFSVKELTNDHHPDRADERSRVESAGGHVLEWAGVSRVNGQLAVSRAIGDVSYKKFGVISVPEVTDWQPLTPNDSYLVAASDGVLEKLSSQDVCDLFWQLHTDAPLELINSSSCSYSLADCIVDTALERGSMDNVAAVVVPFGVEALPSERSSDVRLQNYIDEQSDSENADSVIDKFGRLLVEGKHNTYRCFYLSESLNEKDDYTFWIAKDDHDSIYGSPALPDLLDHSYGRPLNLYRDQMMCLHYGRSNGGDRDQCINPEGLASFLGFLESLPSHTIEPNQESYEPTSPNTRYILKKRFDRGSYGEVWVAFHWNYLQQRNDSNKTSQFYTTHLGSENGSTTQTNFTSGPLDADMFILKRIMVEKGNAVYLSGLREKYFGEVFLNVSASPSKESYPYMYSFLRRNDSEDHHQPPEHMSSTRKRQAYEEGVKHIARYIESFESRSNEIWLVFRHEGVSLSKLLYTAEDVGSSDDTTKNVNDDHIKHIRILHPSNWWHWLKTTKAGQDEIRNLIWQLLMALKSCHDRNITHRDIKPENMVICFEDRDTGRCLKGSPSGNMNYTTKMYFQSELLTLGVQ; encoded by the exons ATGAACATAAAAAAATTCAGTTTGTTCGTTTTAGGGTTTGTTATCTGTATAATAACACGTACCGCCGGCGAATCATCGACGTGCTTGGCGGTGTATAAAGAAGGCGGTGCGCCAGCAGTGTTCCGGTCGCCAAAATGCCCTCGATGGAGTTTGCCAAAACATGATCGTCGGAGGCAATCCACAGCTGGGAGATGTCAATCGGCTACACGTCAGGGCCGACGAAAATCTCTGGAAGATCGCACTTTCTGTACTCTGGACATCCGGATTCCTTTTCCAG ACCCCAAAGGCATTAGAGATACTTCAGTTGGCATTGTGGCTGTTTTTGATGGACATAATGGTGCAGAAGCTAGTGAGATGGCCTCAAAGCTGTTATTGGAGTATTTCACACTGCATACTTATTTTCTCCTTGATAACGCATTTTCCTTTTTGTCCAAGACATCAAGGGGAATGCTACCCAATAAGGGAGAACATGACCATGCTTCTCGGATGCTTAGTTGGGATGAGAAACTGGGTGAACATGTTCTACATATTGGAAG GATTAAGTTTACATCATCAACCATCTTCAATGGAGCATTCCACTTGGAAATTCTGAAGGAAGCATTGCTGAGGGCAATTGATGATATTGATGCAGCATTCAGCAAG GAGGCTTCTAGATACAGCTTCAACTCTGGCTCCACTGCAGCAGTTATATTAATAGCAGATCATCAAATTCTTGCTGCCAATGTTGGAGACTCAAAGGCTTTCCTATGCTCTGAGATGTTCCAGCCTCCTCCTGAAGCTAAAG CTACTTTAGTGAGATTGTATAGGAAGAGAAAGCGTGATGGTGCCTCTGTACGCATGAAAGACTATGGGAACTTCAAATTGGCAGCATCTGATGGTTTGACCCATTTTTCTGTCAAAGAGTTGACCAATGATCACCATCCAGACAGAGCAGATGAAAGGTCCAGGGTAGAATCTGCTGGAGGTCATGTCTTGGAGTGGGCAGGTGTATCCAGGGTCAATGGTCAACTTGCAGTTTCACGTGCTATTGGTGACGTGTCCTACAAAAA GTTTGGTGTTATATCTGTTCCAGAGGTGACAGATTGGCAACCTCTGACACCCAATGATAGTTATTTAGTAGCTGCATCTGATGGTGTTCTTGAAAAGCTGAGCTCACAGGATGTTTGTGATCTGTTCTGGCAACTACATACTGATGCTCCCCTGGAATTAATCAACAGTTCTTCATGTTCATACTCGTTAGCTGATTGCATTGTTGATACTGCTCTTGAAAGAGGCAGTATGGATAATGTAGCAGCTGTTGTAGTTCCATTTGGAGTAGAAGCTCTGCCTAGTGAACGATCCAGTGATGTCAGATTGCAGAATTACATTGATGAACAATCTG ATTCGGAGAATGCTGATTCAGTTATTGACAAGTTTGGAAGGTTATTG GTTGAAGGAAAACACAACACTTACAGATGTTTCTATCTATCCGAGAGCCTCAATGAAAAGGATGACTACACATTCTGGATTGCAAAAGATGATCATGACTCTATATATGGCTCACCAGCCTTACCTGACTTACTTGACCATAGTTATG GGAGACCTTTAAATTTATACCGTGATCAGATGATGTGTTTGCACTATGGGAGGTCTAATGGTGGAGATAGAGATCAGTGCATTAATCCTGAAGGCCTTGCAAgttttctagggtttctagaatcaCTCCCTTCACATACCATTGAACCAaatcaagaatcatatgaacccACCTCTCCTAACACCAG gTATATACTGAAGAAAAGATTTGACCGAGGATCATATGGAGAAGTTTGGGTTGCTTTTCACTGGAATTATCTCCAACAAAGAAATGATTCAAACAAAACATCCCAATTTTACACCACTCATCTTGGCTCCGAAAATGGAAGCACAACCCAAACTAACTTTACTTCTGGACCTCTCGATGCTGACATGTTCATTTTGAAGCGTATAATG GTAGAAAAGGGGAACGCAGTATACCTAAGCGGTTTACGGGAGAAGTATTTTGGTGAAGTTTTTCTAAATGTCTCGGCGTCTCCTTCAAAAGAATCAtatccatatatgtatagtttttTAAGAAGGAATGATTCAGAGGATCATCATCAACCACCAGAACATATGTCCTCAACAAGGAAAAGACAGGCTTATGAAGAAGGAGTGAAGCATATTGCAAGATATATCGAGTCATTTGAGTCGAGGTCAAATGAGATATGGCTTGTATTCCGTCATGAAGGCGTATCATTATCAAAACTTTTGTACACAGCAGAAGATGTGGGAAGTAGTGATGACACAACAAAAAATGTGAATGATGATCATATTAAGCATATACGTATACTGCATCCCTCAAACTGGTGGCACTGGTTGAAGACTACAAAAGCAGGCCAAGATGAAATTCGCAATCTTATATGGCAGTTG TTAATGGCACTCAAGTCTTGTCATGATCGGAACATCACCCACAGAGATATTAAACCTG agAACATGGTTATTTGCTTTGAAGATCGGGATACCGGAAGATGCCTGAAAGGAAGCCCAAGTGGAAATATGAACTATACCACTAAAATGTATTTTCAGA gcgAATTATTGACTTTGGGAGTGCAATAG
- the LOC111921679 gene encoding uncharacterized protein LOC111921679 isoform X1, with translation MNIKKFSLFVLGFVICIITRTAGESSTCLAVYKEGGAPAVFRSPKCPRWSLPKHDRRRQSTAGRCQSATRQGRRKSLEDRTFCTLDIRIPFPDPKGIRDTSVGIVAVFDGHNGAEASEMASKLLLEYFTLHTYFLLDNAFSFLSKTSRGMLPNKGEHDHASRMLSWDEKLGEHVLHIGRIKFTSSTIFNGAFHLEILKEALLRAIDDIDAAFSKEASRYSFNSGSTAAVILIADHQILAANVGDSKAFLCSEMFQPPPEAKATLVRLYRKRKRDGASVRMKDYGNFKLAASDGLTHFSVKELTNDHHPDRADERSRVESAGGHVLEWAGVSRVNGQLAVSRAIGDVSYKKFGVISVPEVTDWQPLTPNDSYLVAASDGVLEKLSSQDVCDLFWQLHTDAPLELINSSSCSYSLADCIVDTALERGSMDNVAAVVVPFGVEALPSERSSDVRLQNYIDEQSDSENADSVIDKFGRLLVEGKHNTYRCFYLSESLNEKDDYTFWIAKDDHDSIYGSPALPDLLDHSYGRPLNLYRDQMMCLHYGRSNGGDRDQCINPEGLASFLGFLESLPSHTIEPNQESYEPTSPNTRYILKKRFDRGSYGEVWVAFHWNYLQQRNDSNKTSQFYTTHLGSENGSTTQTNFTSGPLDADMFILKRIMVEKGNAVYLSGLREKYFGEVFLNVSASPSKESYPYMYSFLRRNDSEDHHQPPEHMSSTRKRQAYEEGVKHIARYIESFESRSNEIWLVFRHEGVSLSKLLYTAEDVGSSDDTTKNVNDDHIKHIRILHPSNWWHWLKTTKAGQDEIRNLIWQLLMALKSCHDRNITHRDIKPENMVICFEDRDTGRCLKGSPSGNMNYTTKMRIIDFGSAIDEFTIKHLYGSAGPSRNEQTYEYMPPEAFLNATWSQGPASMNTKYDMWSVGVVMLELIIGSPNVFQINARTHALLNQHLEGWNEGLKELAYKLRSFMELCILLPGSSSKGKRTGSPASWKCSEEFFSSQIKSRDPLGIGFSDVWALRLVRQLLVWDPEDRLTVDEALRHPYFSNHTTTTRQ, from the exons ATGAACATAAAAAAATTCAGTTTGTTCGTTTTAGGGTTTGTTATCTGTATAATAACACGTACCGCCGGCGAATCATCGACGTGCTTGGCGGTGTATAAAGAAGGCGGTGCGCCAGCAGTGTTCCGGTCGCCAAAATGCCCTCGATGGAGTTTGCCAAAACATGATCGTCGGAGGCAATCCACAGCTGGGAGATGTCAATCGGCTACACGTCAGGGCCGACGAAAATCTCTGGAAGATCGCACTTTCTGTACTCTGGACATCCGGATTCCTTTTCCAG ACCCCAAAGGCATTAGAGATACTTCAGTTGGCATTGTGGCTGTTTTTGATGGACATAATGGTGCAGAAGCTAGTGAGATGGCCTCAAAGCTGTTATTGGAGTATTTCACACTGCATACTTATTTTCTCCTTGATAACGCATTTTCCTTTTTGTCCAAGACATCAAGGGGAATGCTACCCAATAAGGGAGAACATGACCATGCTTCTCGGATGCTTAGTTGGGATGAGAAACTGGGTGAACATGTTCTACATATTGGAAG GATTAAGTTTACATCATCAACCATCTTCAATGGAGCATTCCACTTGGAAATTCTGAAGGAAGCATTGCTGAGGGCAATTGATGATATTGATGCAGCATTCAGCAAG GAGGCTTCTAGATACAGCTTCAACTCTGGCTCCACTGCAGCAGTTATATTAATAGCAGATCATCAAATTCTTGCTGCCAATGTTGGAGACTCAAAGGCTTTCCTATGCTCTGAGATGTTCCAGCCTCCTCCTGAAGCTAAAG CTACTTTAGTGAGATTGTATAGGAAGAGAAAGCGTGATGGTGCCTCTGTACGCATGAAAGACTATGGGAACTTCAAATTGGCAGCATCTGATGGTTTGACCCATTTTTCTGTCAAAGAGTTGACCAATGATCACCATCCAGACAGAGCAGATGAAAGGTCCAGGGTAGAATCTGCTGGAGGTCATGTCTTGGAGTGGGCAGGTGTATCCAGGGTCAATGGTCAACTTGCAGTTTCACGTGCTATTGGTGACGTGTCCTACAAAAA GTTTGGTGTTATATCTGTTCCAGAGGTGACAGATTGGCAACCTCTGACACCCAATGATAGTTATTTAGTAGCTGCATCTGATGGTGTTCTTGAAAAGCTGAGCTCACAGGATGTTTGTGATCTGTTCTGGCAACTACATACTGATGCTCCCCTGGAATTAATCAACAGTTCTTCATGTTCATACTCGTTAGCTGATTGCATTGTTGATACTGCTCTTGAAAGAGGCAGTATGGATAATGTAGCAGCTGTTGTAGTTCCATTTGGAGTAGAAGCTCTGCCTAGTGAACGATCCAGTGATGTCAGATTGCAGAATTACATTGATGAACAATCTG ATTCGGAGAATGCTGATTCAGTTATTGACAAGTTTGGAAGGTTATTG GTTGAAGGAAAACACAACACTTACAGATGTTTCTATCTATCCGAGAGCCTCAATGAAAAGGATGACTACACATTCTGGATTGCAAAAGATGATCATGACTCTATATATGGCTCACCAGCCTTACCTGACTTACTTGACCATAGTTATG GGAGACCTTTAAATTTATACCGTGATCAGATGATGTGTTTGCACTATGGGAGGTCTAATGGTGGAGATAGAGATCAGTGCATTAATCCTGAAGGCCTTGCAAgttttctagggtttctagaatcaCTCCCTTCACATACCATTGAACCAaatcaagaatcatatgaacccACCTCTCCTAACACCAG gTATATACTGAAGAAAAGATTTGACCGAGGATCATATGGAGAAGTTTGGGTTGCTTTTCACTGGAATTATCTCCAACAAAGAAATGATTCAAACAAAACATCCCAATTTTACACCACTCATCTTGGCTCCGAAAATGGAAGCACAACCCAAACTAACTTTACTTCTGGACCTCTCGATGCTGACATGTTCATTTTGAAGCGTATAATG GTAGAAAAGGGGAACGCAGTATACCTAAGCGGTTTACGGGAGAAGTATTTTGGTGAAGTTTTTCTAAATGTCTCGGCGTCTCCTTCAAAAGAATCAtatccatatatgtatagtttttTAAGAAGGAATGATTCAGAGGATCATCATCAACCACCAGAACATATGTCCTCAACAAGGAAAAGACAGGCTTATGAAGAAGGAGTGAAGCATATTGCAAGATATATCGAGTCATTTGAGTCGAGGTCAAATGAGATATGGCTTGTATTCCGTCATGAAGGCGTATCATTATCAAAACTTTTGTACACAGCAGAAGATGTGGGAAGTAGTGATGACACAACAAAAAATGTGAATGATGATCATATTAAGCATATACGTATACTGCATCCCTCAAACTGGTGGCACTGGTTGAAGACTACAAAAGCAGGCCAAGATGAAATTCGCAATCTTATATGGCAGTTG TTAATGGCACTCAAGTCTTGTCATGATCGGAACATCACCCACAGAGATATTAAACCTG agAACATGGTTATTTGCTTTGAAGATCGGGATACCGGAAGATGCCTGAAAGGAAGCCCAAGTGGAAATATGAACTATACCACTAAAAT gcgAATTATTGACTTTGGGAGTGCAATAGATGAATTTACTATAAAGCATTTATATGGGTCTGCTGGACCTTCAAG GAATGAACAAACATATGAGTATATGCCTCCAGAAGCTTTTCTGAATGCTACTTGGTCTCAAGGGCCAGCAAGCATGAATACAAA GTATGATATGTGGAGTGTTGGGGTTGTGATGTTAGAGTTGATTATAGGATCACCAAATGTGTTCCAGATAAATGCCAGAACTCATGCCCTTTTAAATCAACACCTTGAAGGTTGGAATGAAGGATTAAAGGAGCTGGCTTATAA ACTTAGGTCATTCATGGAATTATGCATTTTGCTCCCGGGGAGTTCCTCAAAAGGGAAG AGGACAGGGTCACCAGCTTCATGGAAATGCTCGGAGGAATTCTTTTCAAGTCAGATAAAGAGTAGAGATCCTCTTGGAATAGG GTTTAGTGATGTTTGGGCTTTGAGATTAGTGCGCCAACTATTAGTTTGGGATCCC GAGGATCGATTAACTGTGGACGAGGCTTTGAGGCATCCTTATTTTTCAAACCATACAACAACTACAAGACAATGA
- the LOC111921679 gene encoding probable inactive protein kinase At3g63330 isoform X3, with protein MSDCRITLMNNLVEGKHNTYRCFYLSESLNEKDDYTFWIAKDDHDSIYGSPALPDLLDHSYGRPLNLYRDQMMCLHYGRSNGGDRDQCINPEGLASFLGFLESLPSHTIEPNQESYEPTSPNTRYILKKRFDRGSYGEVWVAFHWNYLQQRNDSNKTSQFYTTHLGSENGSTTQTNFTSGPLDADMFILKRIMVEKGNAVYLSGLREKYFGEVFLNVSASPSKESYPYMYSFLRRNDSEDHHQPPEHMSSTRKRQAYEEGVKHIARYIESFESRSNEIWLVFRHEGVSLSKLLYTAEDVGSSDDTTKNVNDDHIKHIRILHPSNWWHWLKTTKAGQDEIRNLIWQLLMALKSCHDRNITHRDIKPENMVICFEDRDTGRCLKGSPSGNMNYTTKMRIIDFGSAIDEFTIKHLYGSAGPSRNEQTYEYMPPEAFLNATWSQGPASMNTKYDMWSVGVVMLELIIGSPNVFQINARTHALLNQHLEGWNEGLKELAYKLRSFMELCILLPGSSSKGKRTGSPASWKCSEEFFSSQIKSRDPLGIGFSDVWALRLVRQLLVWDPEDRLTVDEALRHPYFSNHTTTTRQ; from the exons ATGTCAGATTGCAGAATTACATTGATGAACAATCTG GTTGAAGGAAAACACAACACTTACAGATGTTTCTATCTATCCGAGAGCCTCAATGAAAAGGATGACTACACATTCTGGATTGCAAAAGATGATCATGACTCTATATATGGCTCACCAGCCTTACCTGACTTACTTGACCATAGTTATG GGAGACCTTTAAATTTATACCGTGATCAGATGATGTGTTTGCACTATGGGAGGTCTAATGGTGGAGATAGAGATCAGTGCATTAATCCTGAAGGCCTTGCAAgttttctagggtttctagaatcaCTCCCTTCACATACCATTGAACCAaatcaagaatcatatgaacccACCTCTCCTAACACCAG gTATATACTGAAGAAAAGATTTGACCGAGGATCATATGGAGAAGTTTGGGTTGCTTTTCACTGGAATTATCTCCAACAAAGAAATGATTCAAACAAAACATCCCAATTTTACACCACTCATCTTGGCTCCGAAAATGGAAGCACAACCCAAACTAACTTTACTTCTGGACCTCTCGATGCTGACATGTTCATTTTGAAGCGTATAATG GTAGAAAAGGGGAACGCAGTATACCTAAGCGGTTTACGGGAGAAGTATTTTGGTGAAGTTTTTCTAAATGTCTCGGCGTCTCCTTCAAAAGAATCAtatccatatatgtatagtttttTAAGAAGGAATGATTCAGAGGATCATCATCAACCACCAGAACATATGTCCTCAACAAGGAAAAGACAGGCTTATGAAGAAGGAGTGAAGCATATTGCAAGATATATCGAGTCATTTGAGTCGAGGTCAAATGAGATATGGCTTGTATTCCGTCATGAAGGCGTATCATTATCAAAACTTTTGTACACAGCAGAAGATGTGGGAAGTAGTGATGACACAACAAAAAATGTGAATGATGATCATATTAAGCATATACGTATACTGCATCCCTCAAACTGGTGGCACTGGTTGAAGACTACAAAAGCAGGCCAAGATGAAATTCGCAATCTTATATGGCAGTTG TTAATGGCACTCAAGTCTTGTCATGATCGGAACATCACCCACAGAGATATTAAACCTG agAACATGGTTATTTGCTTTGAAGATCGGGATACCGGAAGATGCCTGAAAGGAAGCCCAAGTGGAAATATGAACTATACCACTAAAAT gcgAATTATTGACTTTGGGAGTGCAATAGATGAATTTACTATAAAGCATTTATATGGGTCTGCTGGACCTTCAAG GAATGAACAAACATATGAGTATATGCCTCCAGAAGCTTTTCTGAATGCTACTTGGTCTCAAGGGCCAGCAAGCATGAATACAAA GTATGATATGTGGAGTGTTGGGGTTGTGATGTTAGAGTTGATTATAGGATCACCAAATGTGTTCCAGATAAATGCCAGAACTCATGCCCTTTTAAATCAACACCTTGAAGGTTGGAATGAAGGATTAAAGGAGCTGGCTTATAA ACTTAGGTCATTCATGGAATTATGCATTTTGCTCCCGGGGAGTTCCTCAAAAGGGAAG AGGACAGGGTCACCAGCTTCATGGAAATGCTCGGAGGAATTCTTTTCAAGTCAGATAAAGAGTAGAGATCCTCTTGGAATAGG GTTTAGTGATGTTTGGGCTTTGAGATTAGTGCGCCAACTATTAGTTTGGGATCCC GAGGATCGATTAACTGTGGACGAGGCTTTGAGGCATCCTTATTTTTCAAACCATACAACAACTACAAGACAATGA